In one Papilio machaon chromosome 15, ilPapMach1.1, whole genome shotgun sequence genomic region, the following are encoded:
- the LOC106718368 gene encoding uncharacterized protein LOC106718368 yields MVVTSRNKIVLSFLLSIYLSNSCNAIKCFDCNSSNNSACLDMHLHKMHAIVPVVDCAKALPNALSSQFFCRKMVQTILHPDQTPDIRVIRSCGWVKHKRECYTADNKDHLETVCQCFGDMCNAGNVLENVKITVLWALSAIFVYVNNWRSNL; encoded by the exons ATGGTAGTAACGAGccgtaataaaatagtacttAGTTTTTTACTATCCATTTATCTTTCCAATTCAT GTAACGCTATAAAATGCTTTGATTGTAATAGTTCTAACAATTCTGCCTGTTTGGACATGCACCTTCATAAGATGCACGCCATCGTGCCTGTCGTCGACTGCGCTAAAGCACTCCCCAATGCTTTGAGCAGTCAATTCTTTTGCAGGAAAATGGTGCAAACAA TTCTACATCCGGATCAGACACCCGATATCCGGGTAATTCGTAGTTGCGGCTGGGTGAAGCACAAGAGGGAATGCTACACGGCTGACAACAAAGACCACTTGGAGACAGTCTGTCAATGCTTCGGTGATATGTGCAACGCGGGAAATGTCCTTGAAAACGTCAAAATTACAGTTCTTTGGGCTTTATCAGCCATctttgtttatgtaaataattggAGGAGTAatctttaa